Genomic DNA from Salinibacterium sp. NK8237:
AAAGCGATGAGGCCACCGGCGACGTGAAGTCCGTGGAACCCAGTGGTGATGTAGAACGCCGAGCCGTAGGAGTCGCTCGAAAGGCTCACGTGTTCAGAAACCAGCGTGGCGTACTCGAAGACCTGACCGGTGACGAAGACTGCGCCCATGGAGTAGGTAAGGAAGAACCATTCCGTCATGCCCCACTTGCGCAGGTCGAAGAGCTTGCCTGTGCGACGCACTTGCATGCGCTCAGCGGCGAAGACGCCAAACTGGCACGTGACCGATGAGAGCACGAGGATGATCGTGATCAGGGTCGCAAATGGCACATTGAGCTTGGCGGTCTGCTCCGCCCACAATTCGGGGGACGTCGACTTCAGAGTGAAGTAGATGGCGAAAAGGCCGGCGAAGAACATCACCTCGCTACCAAGCCAAACGATGGTACCGACCGCAACAGTGTTCGGTCGCTGGACAGACTGGGCTCCAAGAGAGCGGTTGAGGGCAGCTGTGGTCACGTATCTATTATGGCTGATAACTGGGCGTAAGTTTTTCAATCTCCGGCCTGTCGGTTCAGGATCGGTAGGATTTCACTCATGTCTGCATCCCCAACTTGGCCAGAAATCCTTACAACCCTTGTCTCCAACACCGATTTGTCGATTAGCCAAGCCGAGTGGGCAATGAAATCCGTCATGAACGGAGAAGCAACATCCGCTCAGTTAGCAGCGATGTTGATCGCCTTGCGGATCAAGGGCGAGACAGTCGACGAGATTGTTGGATTTCGGGATGCTGCGTTGGCTAGTGCGGTGCCGTTGCCCGTGGATCCCATGGCTTTGGACATCGTCGGCACGGGTGGAGACCCCTACGGCGCCGTTTTGAATATCTCGTCCGTCGCCTCGATCATTGCGGCAGCGGGGGACGTGCCCGTAATCAAGCATGGCAATCGTGCCGCGAGCAGCAAGAGCGGTGCATCCGATGTGCTGAGTGCTCTGGGGCTCAACCTCGACCTCACCCCGGAGCGGGTCGCTGAAGTGCTCAACGAAGTCGGCATTACCTTCGTCTACGCGGCGCTGTTTCACCCCGGTTTCGCGCACGCGGGGCCTACACGTCGCGAACTCGGAATCCCCACGCTGTTCAATATTCTTGGACCGCTCTGTAATCCCGCCCGTCCGCAGGCCTCGGCCGTTGGTGTCGGCAGCCGTGAACGCGTGAGTCTTCTCGTGGGCGTGTTCCAAACACGCGGTGCGACGGCGCTTGTCTACCGCGGCGACGACGGAATCGACAAACTAACGACCACCGGCCACAGCCACGTCTGGGAAGTCTCGCGGGGATTTGTGACCGAACACGATCTCGATCCACTGGAATTGGGCATCCCGCGGGCGCCGATCGAAGCGTTGTTGGGCAAGGATCCTGAGTACAACGCCCAGGTCATTCGCTCAATTTTGGCGGGGGAGAAGTCGCCGGCCCGCGACGTCGTGCTGTTGAACGCTGCGGCCGGCTTCGCCTCGTTTGAGCTGGCGAAAGATCCCGAACAAAGTCAGCGCCCATTGCTCGCACGGTTGAAAGAGCAGCTTGAGCGCGCCGAGCACGTCGTCGATTCAGGCTTGGCCGCAACGAAACTCGATGAGTGGGTCGCGGCCACTAACCGCTAGTCAGTATCGTCGTCGACCCAGTCAAGGGTCTTGGAGATGGCGTTTTCCAATTGCGGATGAGGCGCTCTCGCTCGGCGTGGTTCATCTGCAGTCCCCAGCGCTCGCCCGGCGATGTAAGGCGCGAGCCTAAGGCTGTCGTCTCTGCGACGTCGGGCCGAAGGAGGGCATGCTCAGGATGTCGGCTTGGAATTGCCTAGGCGCGGAACTGGCAACACGCAGAGACCGCGATGCCTAGACAGCGTCGACGTAGAGCCACGCACCATTTTCGCGCACGAAACTGCTGTTTTCGTGTTGCTGGTCGGCGCTGCCGTCGTTGCGATAGTGCGCACGAAATTCGACAGTGCCCTGCGAATCAAACATGCTGCCGCCGGTGCGCGCGACGATGTCGAGGCGAAACCAGCGCACATCCGCATCGAGTTCGAGCGTTGCCGGGCGAGTAGACGGATGCCACGTCTGCAGCAAATAGTCGGTCTCGCCACGGACGTAGGCGCTGTAGCGCGATCGCATCAGTCGTTCAGCGGTGGGAGCAAGTGCCTCGCCGCGGTGAAATCGGCCGCAGCAATCGTCGTAGGTTTCCAACGACTGGCAGGGGCATGCTTTCATCCCCCCAGAGTAACTAGTTATGGAGTGCCGTGCGTTTAGTCGTTCTCGTCGGTCTCACCGTCGCCGGATGTGGGAGTGGTGAGCTCACACGTGCCATTGTGGTCGACGCAAAAGAGCATTTCTGTTGCCATCAGCTCTGTCCTATCGCTAGGCGGCGCTCAAACAGGCGGCCGCGGATGGATTCTGGTTCAATCAGGATGTAGACGAAAGACTCGACGGGAACCCAATCGGGCAAAGTCTTGAGAGCCTGAGCCGTTACCTGCGAGGCGTCATCGAGTACTGTCGCCAGGCCTCGAACTACCACGCTCCACACGTCATCCGGAGTCTTCACATCAACTTCGAACGCAACATGCATGTTCTCGGTGAGTTCGTGAAGTTTTGAGCCCGATGCGGTGCGAAACAGAATTGTTTTCTTGTCGCAGTAGTAGTTGACCGGGAAGATGTCTGGGCGCCCCTCATTGCTGAGAGCGAGATGACCAAAGCTCTTGCTGGCAAGCAGATCGAGGCTTGCCTGATCAGATAACTCGACGACGGGTCCCTGCGGGGACCAGCCGGCTTCACTCATGTCATGAGACATTGCTGACCTCCGGTCGAACAATGATCTTGACGGCTGTTTCTTTGTGATCAATCAGCGTCATGAAACCTTCGTCGATGAGTTTGTCGAGGTGGATCCGACCCGTGATGAACGGCGCCAGATTGACCTTGCCTTCTTGAACGAGCTTGATGGTTGCAGGGTGGTCGTGGGCGTAGGCAATGGTTCCGCGCAGATCGATTTCCTTGAGCACTAGTTTTTGCATATCGAGCTGCGCCGGGTGGCCCCAGATAGAAACGTTGACGATCACGCCAGTCGGCTTCACCGCATCAAAAAGCTGGTCGAGCACGGCGTTGATGCTCGAGCATTCGAATGCGACGTCGGCGCCGACTCCGTTGGTTAATTCCATGACCTTGGCTACGGCATCCTCAACGCTGGGGTCGATCACGTGATCGGCGACCCCTGTCGAAAGCGCCATTTCGCGGCGCGCTGTGCCTGGCTCAGACATGATGACGGTGATTCCCTCGGCGGAGAGTACGGCTGCGAGCAGAAGACCGATAGGGCCACCGCCACCGATGAACGCGACATCTCCGGCTTTCGCACCACTGCGCACGAACGCGTGATGGCCGACAGCAAGCGGTTCAATGAGAGCGGCCTGATCGAGGGGGATGTCGCCGATGGGGTGGACCCAGCGACGTTCGACGACGATCTTTTCACTCAAACCGCCGCCTCCACCAGCCAGCCCGATGAAGCCCATTTTGGTGCAGAGGTTGTAGTTGCCGGCGCGACACGGGGCGCACTCGCCGCACACAAAGTACGGCTCCACGACTACGTTCTCGCCGACCGTGAGATCGGTGACTCCTTCACCAAGTGCAGTGATTGTTCCTGAGAATTCGTGACCCATAGTCACGGGAACTTCTTCGTGAGTCAGCGCGTGCGGATGCCCCGCTGCGGGGATGAAGATTGGGCCTTCGAGATATTCGTGAAGGTCTGTGCCGCAGATGCCGCACCACGCGACATCAATAGCGACTGCGCCGGGGCGAAGCTCTGGTTCCGGAATGTCATCGATGCGGATGTCTTTGCGTCCGTGGAAACGTGCTGCCTTCATGGTTTTCTTCTTTCTTCTGAGCGATTAAGGGTTGGTTGTCAGTTGCAAGGTCGAATTGCTAAACGAGCCATGGCATTTTCTGCACAATGCTGAGACGCTTCCATGCCCGGCCAACGCCCCAGGTATCCCCGGCTGACAGAAAGGCGATGGTGATGAGCGCGAGGGCGTAGATGATGTGGTAATCCACCAGCGGATTAGTGGAGCCGGCGTTCGCGGCGAACGGCCACTCCGCCAGATACATCAGGAGCATCATGATGGTTCCGGCGACGGCACTGATGCGTAGGCCGATGCCCAGCATCACTGCGACACCGATTCCGATCATCCCGAGCATGAAAAGGATGTCGGAGGCGGGGCTCGCGATGGCGGCAAACGCTGGCTTGAGGGGGCCGACGACCCCGTCACCGGTCAAGAAACCCTGACTCGGGCCGCCGCCGTTGATCCATGCTCGCTCGACCGGGGTAGAAAAGCCGAGCCCGAAGGTCTTATCCAAAAATGCCCACAGGAAGAGGAATCCTGTGGCAAGGCGCAACACTGCCAGAACACGACGACCGGTGGAAGTGACGACGAGATCGCTCTCTGCGGTCACCGCCTTCGGGGTCTCGTCGAGCGAGGTGGGCGGGGCGGTGGCTGTGCGTGTAGTCATCGTCGTGCTCCTTCAGGGGTGGGTGATAGCGAAGCCGGGCGGCTCCTGCTCGGTTTAGGCCGAGACATATTCTTTGACAGCGACGGTGATGTCCTTGAGCGCCTTTTTAGCGTCCGCAAAGAGCATTCCCGTCTTGGGATCGGTGAACAGCGGGTTCGTGATGCCCGCATAGCCAGGCCGCATTGACCGCTTGATAACGACAACGGCTTTGGCATGGTCGGCGTCGAGAATGGGCATCCCGGAAACGGCATTTCCGGGCTTTCGAGCATCCGGGTTGCAGACGTCGTTGGCGCCGATTACGAGAGCAACATCGCAGTTATCGAATGCTGCATTTGCCTCGTCGAGCTGGAGCATTTGTTCGTAGGGCACGTTGGCTTCGGCCAGCAGCACATTCATGTGGCCTGGCATACGGCCGGCAACCGGGTGAATCGCGTACTTGACGTCGATGTTGTGGGCCATGAGCAACGCGGCGAGTTCCGCGACTTCGTGTTGGGCTTGGGCTGCGGCGAGTCCGTAGCCGGGCACGATCAGCACGTGTTGCGCATAGGCGAGTTGAATGGCGACATCATCGGAGGTGAGGCTCCGCACATTGGTGAGATCCTCATCCGCGGGTCCTGCTGTCGCCGTAGTCTCGCCAGTGCCGAAGCCGCCGACGATGATCGAGAGCACGGAGCGATTCATCGCTTGCGCCATTTGCAGCGTCAGGATGGTGCCCGCTGCGCCGACCAAAGCACCCGCGATGATGAGCGCCTGATTGTCGATCGCAAAGCCAGCCATGGCCACGGCGAGGCCGGTCAGGGCGTTGAGGAGTGAAACGACGACGGGAGCATCGGCGCCACCAATCGCCAACACCATGAGAATGCCGAGGATGAGCGCGGTCACGAGCACCACCAAGAGCAACAGCGTGTTGTGGGGAAGCATCACTGCCGCAACACTCGCACCGAGCGCGATCGCTGCAACTAGCGCGTTGAGCAGGCGGGAGCCGGGAAACGTGACGGGATTGCCGGGGATGATGCCCTGCAGCTTTCCTGCCGCGATGAGCGAGCCGGAGAAGGTAATTGAGCCGATGAGGACATCGAGCACGACGGGGATAGAGACCGTCAATTCAAGGGGATCAGCACTCGTCGCAAGAATGAACGCGGCAAAGGCAATTGCGGCAGCCGCGCTGCCTCCGACGGCGTTGAACACGCTCACAAGCTGAGGGACATCGGTCATTTTCACGGTGCGCGCACGATAGACGCCGAACACTGCACCGAGGAGCACACCTGCAGCGAGGGCAACCCACGCAATCCATTCGCCGCCATCGACAACGAGGGCAAGCACGATCGTCGCGAGGACCGCAATAACCATGCCGACAGCGGAAATGCGGTTACCGTTTCGGGCAGTCGCGGGTGCCCGCATCATGTGGAGCCCCACGACGAAGAGCGATGCCGACAATAGATAGAGAATTCCGACGAGGAACTGGAAACCGGTCATGATGCGTCCTCCGTTGTGGTGGTGTCGACTGTTTTAGGAGGTGTGGGCCGCGTGAACATTTTCAGAATCCGGTCAGTGACGACATAGCCTCCGAATACGTTCGCGGCAGCAAAGGCACCCGCAATGAAGGTCAGGATGTAGCCGGTAGGGGAGTCAGCGAGTGATGCCGTGACAACGGCACCAGCGATTACGACCCCGTGGATGGCGTTAGATCCCGACATCATCGGGGTGTGCAGCGTCGAGGGAATCTTGCCGATCACTTCGACGCCCACGAGAAGCGCGAGAACGAAGATCGCGAGGTTGCTGTACAAGGTTTCCATCAGTTGGCCTGAGCTTTCACAGTGTCGGTGGGGTCGAGGGGATCGAGGGTCAGGGCTGTGCGTACCGCCGCATTTGTCACATCTCCCGCATGACAAACGACGATGGCTTTGTGTACCTCGTCGGCCGGATCAATCACGATGGCGCCAGCGGGGGCGAGCGCTTCGACGACCGCGGTGATGTTGCGGCCGTACATTAGCGAGGACGAGGCAGGGAGATCAGCGGCGAGATTACCGCCGCCGACCACGACGACACCGTTCGCCGTCGTGAAAGTCTCACCATCGACTGAGCCGAATACATTTCCACCCTTGTCGCTCGCGCCGAGGTCGACGCAGACGGTGCCGGGCTTCAACTCGGCGAGAGTGTCGTGCGATACCAGCAGCGGGGGAGTGCGGCCCGGCACTTTCGCGGTCGTGATGATGATGTCGAAGGCGACGAGAGCATCCGCAAGTTCTTTCTGTTGGATCGCTTGCTCTTCGGCGGTCATTGCGCGGGCGTAGCCGCCCTCACCAGCACCGGCCGCAACGGACGACGTGAGGAACTTGGCGCCGAGCGATTCGACTTCGGTGTGGGAAGCTGCACGCACGTCGTAGCCGGTAACCACGGCACCGAGGCGCTTGGTCGTGGCAATGGCCTGGAGCCCAGCAACACCAGTACCAATCACGATCGCCTTCGCGGGAGTCGCGGTTCCGGATGCCGTAATCATCATGGGCAAGTAGCGGCCGAATTTTTCGGCGGCCACGATGGCCGCGCGATACCCTGCCGCGCTCGACTGGGAACTGAGCGCATCCATTGATTGGGCACGACTCAGAGTTCGGGGAAGCAATTCGAGCGCCACGAGCGTGAGCCCTTGAGCCGCCAACGTAGAGACTCGGTCGAGGTTATTGAGAGGGTCAAGAAGTCCGATGACAGCGCTGCCGGTGGAGAGGCTGTCGGTCACGTCTGGCGCGGGAAGCGAGAGGGTTGCGAGCACATCGCACGTGGCGATGATTGCAGTTCGCTTTGCGAGAGTGGCCCCAGCGGAGAGGTAGCTCTCATCGGTAAAGCTCGCGTCTGAACCGCAGCCGGCTTCAACGAGCACCGAGAACCCTGCCTGAACGAGCTGTTTGGTTGCGCTCGGATCGAGAGCGACGCGGTGCTCACGCGAGGTTTTTTCGGAGAGAACCCCGATGGTGAGGCTTAAGTCTGAGTTGGCCATTGCCATCCTTGGTCGAAACGGAACAAATTCCGTTGCCAAGGTCTGGAGCAACTCTTTAAAGCGTACACCCGGGTTCGCCGCCCGAATCTGAATAGATGCTGAGAGGGTTAGCCTCTGGTCGCCGCGGCGACAATGTGCTGCACCGTGATCTCGCGTCGGCTCACCATCTCTGACGCCGCCCGTAGCGTGATATTGCAGTCGCGCGAGTATTTGCGGAGGAGAACGAACGCGTCATCCATGCTGAGCGATAGCCCATTCGCGATTACTCCCTTGGCCTGCTCAATGGTAATTCGGCTGTTCAAAGCGTTCTGCAATTGCTCTTCGACGAGCTGCGCTTTGTGAAGGGCTCGCTCGTGAGTGATTCCGATTGTCGCAACGTCGGCAAGGGCCTGAGCCACCGCCGCGTCGCGTGAACTGACCGCTTCACTCGCCGCGCGAAAGAGGTTCATCGTGCCGATAACCCTGCCGTGAACTTTCATTGGGATCGACAACAGCGAATTGAACCCCTGATTAACGGCAGTAGTACAAAATTCGGGCCACACCACTGACGTAGAAATATCGTTTATGGCGACCGCTTCTCCCGTGTGAAAACACTCGATGCATGGGCCTGCTGCGTCAGCGAGCTGCAGACTCTCTAGCATCACCGCTGCTTCGCTCGTCGACGTCATGAGCTGGAGATCGCCAGCATCATCGACCAGCACTAGGCCGCCGGCATCCATGCGCACAATCTCTGCGCACCGTTCCACAAATGTGTGGAGGACATCCACCATGTCGTGTTCGGCGGTGAGCGTTTCTGCAACAGTAACGAACGCTGCACTGATCTGGGCCTCGCGGGTTGTGCCGTCCATCTGATACTTCTTTCCTGCGCGGTAGATGGTTATTCGGTCAGAGGATCGAACTCGAGTACCTGCGTAACTATGTCACGCGCTACATCGTCAAGGGGGCGCCCAGTAGAGAATGCATGGGCTTGCAGCCGGGCAAAGGCATCCGGAGCGGAGAGACCCAACTGCGAAATGATCATTCCCGTGGCCTGGTGAACTTCGCGCCGAAGGGCTGGCGATTGTTCAGACTCTGGCGAGCTGTGTCCTTGAGCAGCGCGAAGTGCCCATTCAACGGCAGCGAGCGCTACATCGTTCGCCATGCTTTGAGCATTCGAAACGAAATCGGCGTCGGCCACGTGAGGCGTGGTTGTGCTCAAGTTGACTGCCCCGACGACGGCGTTGCCGAGCACGAGCGGAAAACTGAAAACTCCGCGGACACCGAGCTCGCGCGCGGCATTGTGAAAAACGGGCCATCCTGTCTCGGAGGCCTGATCGAGATCAGGCCACAACACGGGGGAACGGCTAGAGAGTGCTTGCCAGGCTGGTCCCTCTCCGAGCTCAAATTGAAGAGCATCCAATCGCGCGGCAAGGTGGCCGTTGACGCAGACGGTTGATTGGTTTCCGGATTCATCGATAACTGAAATGGCGACGCCGGTGACGTTGAGCGTCGTTGCGAAAGGCGAGCAGAGGCAGTCGTCAGCTGGTGCCGGTGTTGCTGAAACTTCTGGATTCGAAAGCATGATGGCCTTCAGCGAGATGGTCACTCAACCAAAACCCAGGCAGGGTGTGGACGAGTTCGGAAAGTGCTTGCCTTGCGGGTGAGAGTTTATCACCGTGAAAGTGAACGCCCGGCTAAAGATAAGTGGTCGAGAGCAGCTGATCGATGATGCCAATTTCATACGTTTGGATGACATCCATGCGTTCAGCGGTTGCGCGCACAGTGCTCACGGCGGCGTGTTCGTTCGCATAAGCGGCCATGTGGACACCGCCGACGTGGTGGGCGCGCATGAGGTTCAGAAACAGTCGGCCCTGCGCCATTCCGGTGGTGGTAGAAAGCGAGGTCATTTGTTCGTCGGTGGCGAGCCCGGTCATATCGGCGGCCGGCATTTCCATTCCCATCCATGCCATCACTGTCTCGGGAGGAGCAGTGCTCTCGCCCCACACGGTAAGCCACGTGTGCATGACTCCTCGCTCGAACGATTGATTTTGCAGGATGTCGGCGGCCAGTGCTTGAACAGAGTCGCCATTGTCGCGGCCGATCACGCGCTGGCACATGGCAAGGGCCTGCTCATGGTGCAAAGCCATGTCTTTGAAGAACCCGATATCAGTATCATTGGGCGTTTCTTCGGCGGCGCTTGCGTCCTCAGCGGTGGTCGAGGTCGTGCAGGCGGCGAGAGCTGAGCCGGCTGCGGCGAGTATTCCGAACGCGAGAAAGCTGCGGCGGGCGGGATTTATCGCACCTGCCGCACGCTCTGTCGCCGGGATCATGCCGGGCCACCACCGGGAGCGGCGGCGTTGTTGCCGCCCAGAGCGTCATCCGCAACTTCACCGTGGTAGCAGCCGAGGAAGTAAGGGAATGTAGTAGTGGCGTAGTAACGGTACTGTCCGTCGCTGTCAACACGTCCGTTGCATTCGTCGAGGTCGCCAGAGCCTTCTACATAGCTGTGGGCGGCCCAGGTGTCGGTGGCGAATTGTGATTCGTCGGTGAGTTCCCAACTGCTCGTGAGCTGAACCGTTTCGCTGCACTCGTCATCTGAGCACACCACTCCGGACATGATGGGGTAGCCGTCAGCGGCCCAGCCCACGACGAGTGATTCACCGGTTTCTACCTCGTCGGCGTCATAGAGGCAATCGACACCATCCGCGTAGCCAAACCAGTGGATGTGGAAGTCGGTCGGGCCGCTGTGGCTGCCGCAGACCGAAAGGGCACCCTCGAGGGATTGCACATCTCCGCCAGTACCTTCTGTTGGCCCGTAGATCGGTACTCCGTCGACCGCGACGCCGAGGGCGCCGAGATACGGCACAGCGCTTGGTTCATCCGCTTCGGTGGGGGTGACCGGAATCGTCATGGTCAGTTCGGAGACTTTGGGCGATCCTGGTGTGGTCGCAATGTAGAGATAGTCGGGGATGCTGTTGCTGCTGATCGTGAGGGTGTCACCATCGCAGACCGCGGTGAGTTCGGGATCCACGAGGTCAGCGTTCGCGCTCTCGACGTCTCGGAAGGTCGCGGCCATGGCGTCGCAATCACCCGTAGACGCCGCAAAGGTGGCAGTGGAGGTGGTCTCTGTGGCTGTGGCGGTCGCTTCGGGGGTCGCTTCAGCGGTTTCGGTCGTAGTGCTTGAGGCTGTAGTGCAGCCGGCGAGCGCCATAACCAGCACGCTAGCTGTGGCCATGGTTGTGACAAGTCGATTCATGGTCTCTCCTGATCGTGAGGAAAGCCATGCTGACCCACAAACCTATGGATTCGTTATGAAGTCTCTGCGACCTGCGGGGGAACTTGCCCGGGAGCGCTCTGCTGCGTCGCGCTCGGCTGAGTCAGGAAAACGATCAGAACGATGGCGCCAGCGATAGGTACGAGGAGCCAGAAAATATTGGTCCAATTGCGGCCAGTGTCGCGGAGGCGGCGCACAGTGACGGCAAGCTGCGGAATAAGGAGAGCGAGCGACCATGCTGTGCTGAGCCCCACCGAATACCCGAAGTTGGATCCCATGTGACCAAAATCGTTACCGCTGCTCGGGTCGAGCGACGCAGCGATTCCGGAGGTAATAAAGGAGAACAGTGCGAACCACCAATACTCGGGGCGACTGGCGACCCCGGTGAAATCCGCGTATTTGCGGAAGACGGTGGCGATGGACTCAAAGAATGTCACGATCTCTCCCCGGTTAGGTGGCGTGACTCAAGGGTACGGGTTCGCTGGTCATCGTGCGGTTAAACGGTGCAGAATCTGAGCGCTACCTGAGCAAAAGGTGAAGAATCAACTCGCTTGAGCATTGTGAGCGTACCTTGAATATCGAACGAGTTATTGGCGCTTACCAACCGCCAGAGCGAATCCGTCAACCGGCGAAGCTCACGATCGTTTAGCAAGGAGCTAG
This window encodes:
- a CDS encoding heme-copper oxidase subunit III; protein product: MTTAALNRSLGAQSVQRPNTVAVGTIVWLGSEVMFFAGLFAIYFTLKSTSPELWAEQTAKLNVPFATLITIILVLSSVTCQFGVFAAERMQVRRTGKLFDLRKWGMTEWFFLTYSMGAVFVTGQVFEYATLVSEHVSLSSDSYGSAFYITTGFHGLHVAGGLIAFLLVLGRGFAVKNFGHKEATSAIVVSYYWHFVDVVWIGLFLIIYVLK
- the trpD gene encoding anthranilate phosphoribosyltransferase, whose amino-acid sequence is MSASPTWPEILTTLVSNTDLSISQAEWAMKSVMNGEATSAQLAAMLIALRIKGETVDEIVGFRDAALASAVPLPVDPMALDIVGTGGDPYGAVLNISSVASIIAAAGDVPVIKHGNRAASSKSGASDVLSALGLNLDLTPERVAEVLNEVGITFVYAALFHPGFAHAGPTRRELGIPTLFNILGPLCNPARPQASAVGVGSRERVSLLVGVFQTRGATALVYRGDDGIDKLTTTGHSHVWEVSRGFVTEHDLDPLELGIPRAPIEALLGKDPEYNAQVIRSILAGEKSPARDVVLLNAAAGFASFELAKDPEQSQRPLLARLKEQLERAEHVVDSGLAATKLDEWVAATNR
- a CDS encoding YchJ family protein; translated protein: MKACPCQSLETYDDCCGRFHRGEALAPTAERLMRSRYSAYVRGETDYLLQTWHPSTRPATLELDADVRWFRLDIVARTGGSMFDSQGTVEFRAHYRNDGSADQQHENSSFVRENGAWLYVDAV
- a CDS encoding pyridoxamine 5'-phosphate oxidase family protein codes for the protein MSHDMSEAGWSPQGPVVELSDQASLDLLASKSFGHLALSNEGRPDIFPVNYYCDKKTILFRTASGSKLHELTENMHVAFEVDVKTPDDVWSVVVRGLATVLDDASQVTAQALKTLPDWVPVESFVYILIEPESIRGRLFERRLAIGQS
- a CDS encoding 2,3-butanediol dehydrogenase, with translation MKAARFHGRKDIRIDDIPEPELRPGAVAIDVAWCGICGTDLHEYLEGPIFIPAAGHPHALTHEEVPVTMGHEFSGTITALGEGVTDLTVGENVVVEPYFVCGECAPCRAGNYNLCTKMGFIGLAGGGGGLSEKIVVERRWVHPIGDIPLDQAALIEPLAVGHHAFVRSGAKAGDVAFIGGGGPIGLLLAAVLSAEGITVIMSEPGTARREMALSTGVADHVIDPSVEDAVAKVMELTNGVGADVAFECSSINAVLDQLFDAVKPTGVIVNVSIWGHPAQLDMQKLVLKEIDLRGTIAYAHDHPATIKLVQEGKVNLAPFITGRIHLDKLIDEGFMTLIDHKETAVKIIVRPEVSNVS
- a CDS encoding DoxX family protein, whose amino-acid sequence is MTTRTATAPPTSLDETPKAVTAESDLVVTSTGRRVLAVLRLATGFLFLWAFLDKTFGLGFSTPVERAWINGGGPSQGFLTGDGVVGPLKPAFAAIASPASDILFMLGMIGIGVAVMLGIGLRISAVAGTIMMLLMYLAEWPFAANAGSTNPLVDYHIIYALALITIAFLSAGDTWGVGRAWKRLSIVQKMPWLV
- a CDS encoding NAD(P)(+) transhydrogenase (Re/Si-specific) subunit beta — translated: MTGFQFLVGILYLLSASLFVVGLHMMRAPATARNGNRISAVGMVIAVLATIVLALVVDGGEWIAWVALAAGVLLGAVFGVYRARTVKMTDVPQLVSVFNAVGGSAAAAIAFAAFILATSADPLELTVSIPVVLDVLIGSITFSGSLIAAGKLQGIIPGNPVTFPGSRLLNALVAAIALGASVAAVMLPHNTLLLLVVLVTALILGILMVLAIGGADAPVVVSLLNALTGLAVAMAGFAIDNQALIIAGALVGAAGTILTLQMAQAMNRSVLSIIVGGFGTGETTATAGPADEDLTNVRSLTSDDVAIQLAYAQHVLIVPGYGLAAAQAQHEVAELAALLMAHNIDVKYAIHPVAGRMPGHMNVLLAEANVPYEQMLQLDEANAAFDNCDVALVIGANDVCNPDARKPGNAVSGMPILDADHAKAVVVIKRSMRPGYAGITNPLFTDPKTGMLFADAKKALKDITVAVKEYVSA
- a CDS encoding NAD(P) transhydrogenase subunit alpha, producing the protein METLYSNLAIFVLALLVGVEVIGKIPSTLHTPMMSGSNAIHGVVIAGAVVTASLADSPTGYILTFIAGAFAAANVFGGYVVTDRILKMFTRPTPPKTVDTTTTEDAS
- a CDS encoding NAD(P)(+) transhydrogenase (Re/Si-specific) subunit alpha, with the translated sequence MANSDLSLTIGVLSEKTSREHRVALDPSATKQLVQAGFSVLVEAGCGSDASFTDESYLSAGATLAKRTAIIATCDVLATLSLPAPDVTDSLSTGSAVIGLLDPLNNLDRVSTLAAQGLTLVALELLPRTLSRAQSMDALSSQSSAAGYRAAIVAAEKFGRYLPMMITASGTATPAKAIVIGTGVAGLQAIATTKRLGAVVTGYDVRAASHTEVESLGAKFLTSSVAAGAGEGGYARAMTAEEQAIQQKELADALVAFDIIITTAKVPGRTPPLLVSHDTLAELKPGTVCVDLGASDKGGNVFGSVDGETFTTANGVVVVGGGNLAADLPASSSLMYGRNITAVVEALAPAGAIVIDPADEVHKAIVVCHAGDVTNAAVRTALTLDPLDPTDTVKAQAN
- a CDS encoding GAF and ANTAR domain-containing protein: MDGTTREAQISAAFVTVAETLTAEHDMVDVLHTFVERCAEIVRMDAGGLVLVDDAGDLQLMTSTSEAAVMLESLQLADAAGPCIECFHTGEAVAINDISTSVVWPEFCTTAVNQGFNSLLSIPMKVHGRVIGTMNLFRAASEAVSSRDAAVAQALADVATIGITHERALHKAQLVEEQLQNALNSRITIEQAKGVIANGLSLSMDDAFVLLRKYSRDCNITLRAASEMVSRREITVQHIVAAATRG
- a CDS encoding GAF and ANTAR domain-containing protein, translated to MTISLKAIMLSNPEVSATPAPADDCLCSPFATTLNVTGVAISVIDESGNQSTVCVNGHLAARLDALQFELGEGPAWQALSSRSPVLWPDLDQASETGWPVFHNAARELGVRGVFSFPLVLGNAVVGAVNLSTTTPHVADADFVSNAQSMANDVALAAVEWALRAAQGHSSPESEQSPALRREVHQATGMIISQLGLSAPDAFARLQAHAFSTGRPLDDVARDIVTQVLEFDPLTE
- a CDS encoding DUF305 domain-containing protein, with protein sequence MIPATERAAGAINPARRSFLAFGILAAAGSALAACTTSTTAEDASAAEETPNDTDIGFFKDMALHHEQALAMCQRVIGRDNGDSVQALAADILQNQSFERGVMHTWLTVWGESTAPPETVMAWMGMEMPAADMTGLATDEQMTSLSTTTGMAQGRLFLNLMRAHHVGGVHMAAYANEHAAVSTVRATAERMDVIQTYEIGIIDQLLSTTYL
- a CDS encoding YHYH protein, with protein sequence MATASVLVMALAGCTTASSTTTETAEATPEATATATETTSTATFAASTGDCDAMAATFRDVESANADLVDPELTAVCDGDTLTISSNSIPDYLYIATTPGSPKVSELTMTIPVTPTEADEPSAVPYLGALGVAVDGVPIYGPTEGTGGDVQSLEGALSVCGSHSGPTDFHIHWFGYADGVDCLYDADEVETGESLVVGWAADGYPIMSGVVCSDDECSETVQLTSSWELTDESQFATDTWAAHSYVEGSGDLDECNGRVDSDGQYRYYATTTFPYFLGCYHGEVADDALGGNNAAAPGGGPA
- a CDS encoding DUF805 domain-containing protein, with amino-acid sequence MTFFESIATVFRKYADFTGVASRPEYWWFALFSFITSGIAASLDPSSGNDFGHMGSNFGYSVGLSTAWSLALLIPQLAVTVRRLRDTGRNWTNIFWLLVPIAGAIVLIVFLTQPSATQQSAPGQVPPQVAETS